A stretch of DNA from Bactrocera neohumeralis isolate Rockhampton chromosome 6, APGP_CSIRO_Bneo_wtdbg2-racon-allhic-juicebox.fasta_v2, whole genome shotgun sequence:
TAAGcgtaaataaattcatttgaaaaatgGCAAGTCTGAAGTGTATAATTGCTCTCACGATCGCCCTCTATGCGAGCGCTGTGTTGGCGCGACCAGGATACGCTGTCGACTACTACGTGAGTGTGTGTTAGTTTAAGAAATTTTGGACATTCAGcaagttgcgtatacgccgtggTGTGTCATGCTGCACAGGAAGTGTTGAGTTAAAAGTTTCAAAGATTTTGTTTtgcacaaaatttacaaaatataatgaaaaatagtAACAGCAAAGttagatttataaaaaatttggtaaattattataatactgagaatttttaaatgaaaattttaaaggaaaaaaatttcgtgtaatttttcattaatatccTTTAAGCGCAAAtaatttcgaaactttttccaaaacaaaatttttttcgaatttctctaaaatatttaaacattctCTGAAAAGGATAAACTGTTTCgtgtaatttttcattaatatgcttttgatgaaaataaataatttcaaaaattttttccgattttttttcacatataaaaaaattagaattgcAAAACAAGTTTTGGCAActttatgtataaaattaaaaaaaagaaacaaaaaatgaaacaaaacaatttcttcaccggtgggaaatattttcgaaaaatatttggtttttgaaaaatagttttttttgaaaaatgtaatgccttgaaaaaaattcaaaattattctatattttcatttagcgttaatctcaaaaatatttaataaaatatatatgtatttaaaaaaatttaatatgctaaaatatttagtttttgaaaaatattttgttttcgaaagtatttattgttttttttgaaagatgTTAAGTTccgaagaaatttaaaatttttgaaaaaaaaattaattttttcaaaaacatatgtaaaatttctgaaaattttatttaaaaaatatttgatgtcttATAAATTTGATTTAGAAAAATCTAATAATTTCTTATGACCATAAACAATAGCTCActcttcttaaaattttaaaacgattccgatttaatataatttttgcctTCTTCTTGCCACAGAACCACCCCAAATACGCATTCAATTATGGTGTAGCCGATCACACAACTGGCGATGTGAAGTCACAACACGAAACACGCGATGGTGATGTTGTGAAAGGTATGAAAAACTCTAAAACAaagactaaaaataaatttttaaaacttaaaaaaatattaaacttccTTGAAAATCTgctaaatcaaaaaaatgtgttaaaggtataaaaacaaaaattacaaaagagaaaactagaaatatttttttaaatttaaaactcaaaattaaaaaacaaaaaaattaaaaataatttttaaacccttttttaaatattttttttttctgttttttatataactttttcaatcaacatattcaaaatttttaaattaaaacttcaaaaattaaaaaaaaacataaaactgtatttaaaaattaatttttaaaactttatttttaaattttttcattaaaatatccaAAACTTTGACTTGCTTCAAATTTGTCTTAACGAAAAGGTGatgtattaaaaaacaaaaaaaaataaatttcaaaaacaaaaaaatatcatttttttaatatttatattttttttgtatatgaccatttttaaaatattttttttttcaaatcacttAAATGAAGTTTTGCCTTACTTGCAcattttttaaaccatttatttgcttcattttttttccttgtGTCAGGTCAATACTCACTCGTCGAACCCGATGGCTCTATACGCACAGTCGACTACACTGCCGATCCCATAAACGGTTTCAACGCTGTTGTCACGAAATCTGGACCCACAGTGCATGCACAAGCGTTAGTACCTGGACCACATGTTGCGCCAGCGCCGGTCGTAGTGCCAGCACCAGCGCCGTATGGTAAGTGGAAgtttaacgaaaaattaaaaaaatatataaaaataacaataacaacaatatttaagaaaaatcgtaatttttttactaatattttcgAAGTAGTAATagaactaatttaattttttatatttaaaagtagTTGTGAAgcttgattttaaaaaaatgtctttaaacTTATACTTAAGAAAGTAATTCTAAGTAACTTATCACTATTTTCTctcatttatttgcatttgaaaaGTCCTCTTCCTATCTAACACATACTAAAGTCTATAGTTTTAGCCCACTATACAAATCTGCGCACTATTGCTGTTGAAAATAGATCTTCCAAAAATAACTGCTCACCCAaagacttttataaaaaatcgcttcaaataattttctatagCTGCCCTTCACctatttctatataaattatCTATACAAAATCACAtattccatacatacataaactgCCACCTGCTATCACTCAGCATTCTTAATTCATTACAACAATAGTAACAGCAGCATTTGCATCTTCATCTATATTCAttcatttacataattttcccTGCACAGGCATTAACACATATCGCATGGTGAAGTTGTTGCGCCGCCACGCCCATATCATCAATAATCAAATGCTCAAATTTCGCCCAGACGAATCAGTCGAAGCAGACTATAGGAATGATTATCATTACTAATATGGAATGAGTACAAATGAAATGTAAATGAAACAGCCACCTACAGCATGTAACTCACACACCctcccaaacacacacacatatatatctacatacatatatacctatatataatgTTTATGGTGCAgtaaactatatatgtatgccttATCCATATATCAGTGCAGTATATACTTAAAGTATATGCCTTAGTCATCTTAATtgtatccacacacacacatataaacattaCTCATTTATTTTCCCACAAGTCAAGCACTCATGCATAATTGCTAAGAATACGAATGCAATTAAAATGTCTAAAAGATCAGCGCGAAAATCAATCTAGATTATATGTTATACATCTGTTTTCATTAGTTCAACGTGACAATCCAAAGCATCGCTCGCCTGTTTAACACATTTATCTAGTTTCATATGAAAGTCGCGTTTTTTTATGACTcacttataaataatttattttagtcgAACACTTTGCTCTGTgtattttttcttgtaaaacaaataatttgcaatttccTGTTAGTGGAGCGATGCAACGAAGTGAACGTTTAGCGTTGCTGAGTTCAGAGATTGAACGAAAGTTCTAGAGTACAAAGTTAGAAACTGCGGTTCTAAGGAAAAAGTGCATAAGTCGACTTCAAGTACTTTCTGGAAAATGAAACTAATAAATATTGACTTGAAagttatttggaaaaattcaaaaaattattttttataatttttaaaagaaatttactaTGGAAAAGTGCATAAGTCGACTTAAGAAACTTTCtctaaaataaaactattaaatattgttataagttataactaattgattaaaaacaaaattcaaaaaagtattttttataatttttaaaagtagtTTACTAAAACCAAGTATTCTTCTTAAGCTTTTTATACTTTGCTTCAAAgctttttgtcaaaatataagcacaaaaattttaaattcaatttcaataaactaaTTTTGTTATAGTTATGATTTTAGAGCAATTCTATAATGACCAAACCACCTTCTAattgatatcgaaaaaatttcaaaagctttcttcaactaaataatattatttctagACTCAAACATTTGTCGACAATTCAAAAtacacaataaatattttctaattcttACTAGCCTAACGGTAAATACTATTTATTCACCCAAAGCTTTGCAAATGAGTAAAACAGATTGTAAACAGCCTggcgataaatattttttagttatcgAACAGCTTTCGTTGAGCTTAAAGCTTTCATATCCAACTATTTTCTGCCTAACGGTAATTACTTTTCAGTTACCTAAATGCTTTTCTATGAGTTTAAAGCtgttatataaaaacaattttcaattttctagcGGGGAAAAGCCTATTTTAGGAGgaaaaaaattgcatgaaatTCAAAACGCGCTTACTTCCAGCCTTTTTATATGCCGCAAAGCTTTCATATTGTAATAGTTTTGATTTCCTTACAATAAAAAGAGACATTTTGGGTAGAAATAAATTTCAGctacttcaaaaaaatatattccaaatatATCCAGTCGACAGCTGCATACTTTATTTTTACCGGAAAGCTTTTGGTTAAACTTAAAGCTTTCATATTGTaagaattttgattttcttgGGAGAAAACTACAGTTCTCAATATAGTAAATCTATTTCCTGACGATTCTTTGTCTAACGgtaaatatttctttgataCCGAAAAGCTTTAGAATACGCTTAAGTCTTTcctttaagtaattttaattcttcttacaaataaataacaaatttccACCGTTTTAAACTATTTCTTGGCTAACGGTAAAAAGCTTCCTAATTGCcgaaaagctttcaaataaGCTTTCTTATTGAAataagtttgattttttttataataaataagccATTTCCatcatttttgaattatttcctACCGAAAAGCTTTTGCATGAGCTTtcttattgaaataatttcgatttttcttcCAATAAATAAGCCATTTCCGCCATTTTCGTACTATTTCTAACATAACGGTCAAAAACTTCCTAGTTACcgaaaagctttcaaataaGCTTAAAGCTTTCTTATTGAAATAAGTTTGATTTTTACACATTAAATAAAGGCATTTTaagacgaaataaaaaaataaaaacttagttaatttaatattttctctgacaatataataacaaatataaaccgaaggaaacaaaaaaaaaacatttatcttTATTAAAAACAGTACCACTTTGGTTGAAGTTTATGATAAAAAGCATCAAAAAATGCTTTGCAATAATATTCTCgcttttattacataaattataAGATGAAGAGTTGTAttgaactataaaaaaataatataaatattctacataaagcataaaaactaatttatcaAGTCTTGCAAAAACTTTCAGCTTATtatcatttatattaattaatttaaagcaattaatttaCTTCAAGCAAACATCAgactaaaaaatttcttaaacaaaatttatttaaaaagaaaaaaaatatttatataaaaacattttcaaccCTCCACCAAAGTCTTGTTATAAAAACCATTAATAATTTCCTTTACAAATTACCATAGAGCTCACACATTCTTCTCGCCACCTGCATTTTTCTGTGCGAACCCTTCTATTTCATTTActatttcattgttttcattttcacttcGATACTCCAACTTCCCACCACTACCAAAAAGTTATTTAAGAAGTGTACTTTACAAGCGCCGAAGCCTCATAACTACAGCCTCCCAAACgcccaactgcaacacccctCACCTTCATTTGCTGCATTTACCAGCGTCGCTGGGCGTATTACCCGCCCAGATTACTTCACCACCTTTTTGTTATCTTACGCAGCCAGTTTGTGGGTTCCCAGATTAGCATAAAATATTGCTAGAAACATAAAAGAATAAAAGAAGCAAGCAACATCTGTAATTATAAAGAAACTGCAGTTCGCTTAGTTGCGCCGAGAAGTTGTGGGCGCAACTATGTAATAAGcagcagaaaaaaatttgcgaaatttctgAGCTGAAAGAAATATGtgcaatgtaaacaaaagtttttcacACAACCTATTTGCAGGCGCGCTGTGGCAGAACAATGAGCGACAGGTGACACATTTATGCGCTAGCTAGAAAACTGCTAATTTCTCATAGTCATGtagagatatatatacatacatatatatccgtATGTCTCAGCCCTTTCtgcatataaaaaatgtgaCACTCTTGCCAAACACGCGCTGAAGTAATAAACGTAGCTTAGCTTAGCTTATATTAGAccatatttaatttctttgcatcaaacaacaacaactatagctCTAAACTATAGCACTTCAGTCTAAAAAGTAGCgcaaaataaatcaattgtgaCGCCAACTGTTTCATCAGCCAAATCTGCGTTTAATTAATTACTGTATAAAATTACACATTTCAACGCTCTGCATTTcgcattcacacatacacacacaaacctaTATAACTTATAGCTTTCCTCAGCTCCACCAGCTGTGTGGCAATCAAAATGAACGCATATTTTCCACCAACACTgactttcttgttgttgttggtttataaatttttcccaatgctgTCACCAGGCACCATATTTGGCAATATTGGAAATTTACGCCCCCCTTTGCAATTAAATTTCGTATCACTTTCAGAGTCTTTCACAGTTTGGTTGCTACTAGCGCCGATGGGAAaagtttttgttgaattattaGTAGGCAAATCAAGtggtttgttattattgttgttttttttttgtttcttcttttttgataAAAGTTTAACTTATCTTAAGCATTGTTGGTTTATTATGTTTGTTGAAGTGTTACGTTCGTTGATTGCCTAAATGAGGagcaagttcgttgcttaagtcttttgaacTTTTGGGTATATATTTAGATAACGTCATTTTAAATGGGGTTTTTGGCTATATAATtgcatttatataatttaaaaaaataaaataatttaaataaagcagaattttcaattctaatggcatttagtttatattaaatataataaaatactagCAACCACTCTTACTAGACTACTAAAATCAGCTTTCTGTGTTGATTAAGTGGCTTGCAGCtctttaataaagattttttaaaaaaatgtatacttgTTAGGATGCTTGTCAGGAAATTAAATTGATTATCAAACCAACATTTACTCTTTGTATCTTCAATAGACATGAAAAGCCAAGTCAGAGACCTGAGTCGATTTGGTTTAACCGCCGGTTTATCCTTAAGTCTATGAATACACAAACTAATCGCTCAGTTTTTTAGaaatcgatctaaaattttacacacgtgcttttctcaccaagaaactGCTTATTTGTTGAAACTGACGATATCAGAcaattatagcatataactgccatataaaATGTACGtttggaatcaaatgcttgtatggaaaactttttcatttgacaagatatcttaacaaaatttggcaaagaATATTGTCCACAGCAGCGCGTCAATCTCCAAGTATATAGTTTAAATGGGaccgctataacatatagctgccatataaactgagcaATTGGAATcacgttcttgtatggaaaactttttcatttaacaagaAATCTTCACCAAACTTTGCGCGAAGTATTGCCAAATAGAAAGTTACCAGCTTCatgcaaaattttcagatcATTTAACTggaacatatagctgccatacaaaccgatcgtTGAAATTAATATcgttgtttggaaaactttcttatgtgacaagatattttcacgaaatttggcacagattattgtccaaaacaATGCTACAACctcttaataaattattaagatAGCGCACTCTAACAAAAGCTGTCACCAAAGTTAATTATTTTGCTTGTTATGCGATATTTAgcttatttttcataataaaattctCTCTTTCCACTTTTTGTTTGGTGCTAGCACTTtccattgaaattttttttttcaaaatttctgaaTTGAATAACTATTTTCATTCTTTTTCACTCATCAAcatcctaaaaaaatattttacgaaacaaaaaaataatttttccaaaaaaaaaatattattttatagtcAAATTAATGAGTAAATCAcacaataagcaaaatttatttaataattaagacacatatatatgtgagacaactaatacatacatatatacacacacacacataacgcAACATCAAATTTCCACAACGCAACACCAAAAGCACgtcataaataaattgaaataaattcaaacaaCGGTCATCATGCCACCGAATTGCCCAAGCTTACTAcctatttgttgttattgctgtacGCTATTTGCGaaaacgcacaacaacaaaaacggcgGAGTAGGCAGTGAACTGTAGCTCTTGCAGCGGCTTGCCAGCTTCGCCGAGTTTCTTTTTTCCCCAATGAGCATAGATGACATTGCTTTAGTTTAGAGACAAGTagagttgttgctgtttttgttattcaTGCTTGCGATTTTTTTTGCCATCTATTAGGCAACTGATGTGCGCACTGCGCAATTTAAGCGATTTGCACAGCGAGCAAcataaatttgtgcaaagtaaTAGACACTTGCGCCGGCAGAggacaaaagaaaaattgtcaTTGCTAAGAAAATATTGGCGCATAAATTTCGTATAAATATAggtcaaattaattttaactaagctaaagaaaaattgcaaaacaaacttgaaaaaaattaaaaaaaaaaaaattttaacaaaattaaaaaaaaaaatatacaaaaaagataaaaaaaaattaaaaaaaaaattatgctaaaaaattaaaaaaaaaaattgatttttaaatatatgcaaattataGAGCGGAGTATTTTATATGCACTAGCTGTTGTtactaaatttatataaatatttatttgtaaacaaatcagcaaattatatgtatattccctCAACAACCGCTTTCCACCtcttaattttgcaatttatttgttatacaattttcttcaaatcCACCATTTTTCACTTGCAGCCCCCAAACCATACGCCCCCATTGCTCCCATCCACTACGACTACGACGATTACGGTCATGGTGCTCAATACGAATACGTGCCCCAGTATAGCGGTCATTATGGTGGCGGCGCCGGCTACAACGCTCACTACGACGGACACTACGGTGGACACCACGGCGGTCACTATGGCGGCCACTATTGAGCGTGCCGAAGCAGCGCTCCCAGCTGAGTACAACACTTTTCGGCTGCGTTAATTGCGTTCGTtcaccagcagcagcagttgACACTTCAAGCCACTATATTTTTTCCACGTATATCTTCCATACTTACTAACTGCCTACAACTTACTCGCCAAATGCTTTGTACCCTTCGAATATTTTATAACTGAAGCTATTTACCGCCAATGTCCATCAAAGTAGTTCATAAGtttgtattgtttatttttagttttatttttttttttttgtttttgtattcatatttttattgtattattggtTGTTGTACGTTAAGTATTGTGTGCaagctttaaaatttcattgccGTACATATATCCACCATTCTtgtaacaaaataatatttataatgaacgtatgtatgtaagtgaagAAGATGATGTACAATATatcatttttatgtaattttttttaaatgtataataaatgaatttttttgtaacgCGACAATAAAACGAatactcaaaaattatttaaattgtcgTATTTATTATGCAAAAATTAAGATTTGTTAGTAGTCGAGATATTGggaggtgtcaaaaaaaaaatagtttcaatgTTTCATTGATGAGGCGCAAGACATCAAAATTAGGATTACAAGAAAATATGGGTGACTGTCTGGTCccaaaaaaagaatttcaacTTCAAAGCTTAAGTACACACAGCAGAAATATTCTAGTggcaaagcaataaaattttgtgtaagaatttttttttattagtttggtTTTGACTGCGccgaaaagattaaaaaatcatctttatcttgattttgatctatTAATTTGTATGGTGGATATATcctcgatatcggcggttccaacatatgagcaacttcttgaggaaatgtgcaaaatttcagaacaatATCCCAACAATTTGGTTTTTCTACAAATGACCGCCCCTAAAATTGAATCCGCTTATTAGGTTCTAGAGAATTTGAGTAGcgcaaatttttgaagaaaaaatgagttcaaaaatttagaatactaactaactaactaaaacTTAAATTCCGTACTTGTCACATACAGCCATGATCACGCAAATAGCACACTTAATCATAGGAAGCAATAAGAGCTTTTACAATTGACAAAGATCTTTATAAGAGTAAAGAAGGCTAGAAATATGACtacttgtttattaatttatccatttaagtaaaaattagaaattgcGAATAATTAGTATTAATTGGAAAACTTGAACACCTTCTAAATTGATTTGGATATTCAAATAGCACAATTTACCAATCCTGCAAAAATCATGTGACATTTATGAAATCAAATCAATGGTTTGGTGCCATAATATAGTTATGCTTTCAATACTTGGTACCATATCCGCGATTTTCAATTACAGCATCACGTCTGTGTACTATACATTCTACGAGCTTCTCGCATCTCTTCTTTGGTAAGGAGTACCAAGCTTCCTTAATACCTTCCcgtaaatgaataaaattggatAAATTTTTAGCAGCAATTTTAAGTTTAACATCGTTCCAtacattttcttttgaattaagGTCAGGACTTTGTTCTGGCCAAtccaaaacattatttttttctttcttgagCCAATCTTTCATGACCTTCGCTATGTGCTTAGGGCCATCATCCTGCATAAAAGTCCAGCGAAAGAGCatataatcaaaatcaaattgttCCATTTCGTTCCTTAATTTGTCTAAATATTGATACCGATCCATTTTCCTGTTAATGCGAATAATTAGTACGTTTATCAAGCGTGTTTTATCGTCTCTTTTGTGTTTGCGATTGTCCTTTAGGACGATGAACAGTACTTATACCATCAGGATGCATTCTATTAATTTTCGTTTCATCCGTCGAtagtacattttttcaaaaataaggtCTTTATCACTATGTGTTTTCCCAAAATGTAGCCAATTTTGAATATGCCGCTTTGACAGAAGTGGAAGAAGTGGACTCAGGCGCCCAAAAGTTGTGCATCATTTAATCGTCTTCTAACAGTTCTCCGCGATTTATTTAATTCacatttttcattgatttccTGCATTATTTGTCTTGAAGACTTAAACGGGTCGGCCTTGCTTTTTCGGACAATGGCTCTATCTTGAGTAATTGTTTTCTTTCGCGGTGGttgtagttttgtttttttttttggttttcgttAAATATACCTCCTTgggttttaaatgtttttggcCATTATAAACCATTTACCggcaacaatttaataaaacagcAATTTCTGCAACAGATTTCCCGGATTTCTTCATATTGTGCATAATGTGTAATTTTCCAAGAGTACTTGAACAAACTGATCCAAAACCAAGCGCTGTAGACAATAGGACTTATTGAACTGCATTTATAACTAGACagattaagtaaacaaaaaacaacgaaaaactCCAATAAAGAATGAGAACACAATTAAATGGAGTTCTCAAGATAGCTGACATTTAAGagataaaattatggaaaaacaaTGCCAGAAATAGTAAAGGGTGTTTTGTTAAGACAACATAATTCTATCTACATAAATCTATGAAGGTCATGGCGAAATTGCCGAGTTggtcttttttttactttgcattAAACATATTCTTGGTACCAGGCCTCCATAGCCTTTTTTTTGAGAGAATAACACTTCAATTTCTATGccgagaaataaatttaaagccaaTGAAGAAGCAATTGCCGAAAATGGGACCTATTTTAAAGATTACGACAAAAATTGTGACAATAAGTTGGAAGTCGCTTTGACCAATATAAAACCCTCTATTGAACAACGCAATcgaattttgtaagaaaaagtTCGTGTTTCTCTTTAAGGGGTCACATggatttacgggtttcaaaaactcgatttttttataatacttcagagatacagccttgagaatttGTGTGCTCgcggctagctaggctaagtgcacTGTCTTTAAACGTGGTTTTttcgaaactatgtttttgaaaacGGTTGGCAGGATTTCTAgaaaactactgaaccgatcttaatgaaattttacacaggcttttgaaatacaattcttaaagactaggacgaaggatttttttcaattacaactatttgaaaaaaatttcgcgaaattttcatttctttgtaaaagttcaattttcagttttttttccttcgttcgCGTTGTAAGTttaggttttaactaaaatgcgtactttttcactttagatgatcctgtatgGAGTTATCCTaccaacgcgggcgcattttTTTCCGGGGGGTCACCaaaaatggcgtcgcaatgaccgagtttaaaatttttttttttcaaaattttcagaatttctttgttatacaatacaatatattgtaacaataaaaaattctaataaaatattgcattttttatatgagaaaaaaaattgttgaaaagagcTGTTTTTTagccgaggaaacccatgtgatcccttaaaaattttttagcttGTCTCGCCAAGAAGTTTGGAATTTCGTAtgaaaataattagtttttgtttttcgcttACCAATACTCATTAATCGGCTTCAGTTTAATTGAAGAAAGCATTAATATTCAAGAAAGCTGCTATCTACTCAACTTGAAGGTACTGAACCCGAAATCTACTGCTAAGAAATCAACAACGacgtttaatttcattttctaaaataagcccaaaattttttctaattttattc
This window harbors:
- the LOC126760981 gene encoding cuticle protein 7 translates to MASLKCIIALTIALYASAVLARPGYAVDYYNHPKYAFNYGVADHTTGDVKSQHETRDGDVVKGQYSLVEPDGSIRTVDYTADPINGFNAVVTKSGPTVHAQALVPGPHVAPAPVVVPAPAPYAPKPYAPIAPIHYDYDDYGHGAQYEYVPQYSGHYGGGAGYNAHYDGHYGGHHGGHYGGHY